A single window of Achromobacter xylosoxidans DNA harbors:
- a CDS encoding fumarylacetoacetate hydrolase family protein, translating to MKLISFEHAGQPAWGMLRDAEVVPLTRYWPDLATALAAGVAQIAQAAARHEGPGIALADLQWLPPVPAPRKILCVGLNYGRHVAEAGRELPRHPSLFARYPDSFVGHGAPVWKPRASERFDYEGELAVVIGRAGRHIAARDALAHVAGYTCMAENSVRDFQKHNAQVTPGKNFERSGAIGPWLVTADEIGDPARLRIETRLNGEPVQQGELADLIFPIPELIAYISAFTPLAPGDVIATGTPEGVGASRQPPRFLAAGDTLEIEVPGVGTLRNTVADEPVHPQ from the coding sequence ATGAAGCTGATCAGCTTCGAGCACGCGGGCCAGCCGGCCTGGGGCATGCTGCGCGACGCCGAGGTCGTGCCGTTGACGCGGTACTGGCCCGACCTGGCCACGGCCCTGGCGGCGGGGGTGGCGCAGATCGCGCAAGCGGCCGCGCGGCACGAAGGCCCCGGCATCGCGCTGGCGGACCTGCAATGGCTGCCGCCGGTGCCGGCGCCGCGCAAGATCCTCTGCGTCGGCCTGAACTACGGCCGCCACGTGGCCGAGGCCGGGCGCGAGCTGCCGCGCCATCCCTCGCTGTTCGCCCGCTATCCCGACAGCTTCGTCGGCCACGGCGCGCCGGTCTGGAAGCCGCGCGCCTCCGAGCGCTTTGACTACGAGGGCGAACTGGCGGTGGTGATCGGGCGGGCAGGGCGCCACATCGCGGCGCGCGACGCCCTGGCCCACGTGGCCGGCTACACCTGCATGGCCGAAAACTCGGTGCGCGACTTCCAGAAGCACAACGCCCAGGTCACGCCCGGCAAGAACTTCGAGCGCAGCGGCGCGATCGGCCCCTGGCTGGTCACCGCCGACGAGATCGGCGACCCCGCGCGCCTGCGGATCGAGACGCGCCTGAACGGCGAGCCCGTGCAGCAGGGCGAGCTGGCCGACCTGATCTTCCCCATTCCAGAACTGATCGCCTACATCAGCGCGTTCACCCCGCTGGCCCCCGGCGACGTGATCGCCACCGGCACGCCCGAAGGCGTCGGCGCCAGCCGCCAGCCGCCGCGCTTTTTGGCGGCCGGCGACACGCTGGAGATCGAGGTGCCGGGCGTCGGCACGCTGCGCAACACGGTGGCGGACGAACCCGTCCACCCTCAATGA
- a CDS encoding ornithine cyclodeaminase family protein, translating to MTEALRYLTEKDVVAALTIPRAIEALQRMLVAQARDGARNVPKALATWGDGSSMHALGSVQPGPGGYAGFKTWVHTKAGGGSLFSLFDADTGLLRAVIEARALGMLRTAAISGVATRALAPASATQAALIGTGPQAVTQLAALAAVRKLRRVRVYSPTPAKRRAFVDAVSGKYAFTIEESPTLEHALAGAEIVTLITRAVEPFVDAAQLADCRHLNAVGAILPAKAEFAQDVFERADRVVVDDLENARRGSRELRERYGADGAPWDGVAVLGDLLARGETRAPDARLTLFKGMGMGLSDLAMAQVAYEHARDRGLGVALPPQTRDNLLLAQP from the coding sequence ATGACCGAAGCACTGCGGTATCTCACCGAAAAAGACGTGGTGGCGGCGCTGACCATCCCGCGCGCCATCGAGGCGCTGCAGCGCATGCTGGTGGCGCAGGCGCGCGACGGGGCGCGCAACGTGCCCAAGGCGCTGGCCACCTGGGGCGACGGCAGCTCGATGCATGCATTGGGCTCGGTGCAGCCCGGCCCCGGCGGTTATGCCGGCTTCAAGACCTGGGTCCACACCAAGGCGGGCGGCGGGTCGCTGTTCAGCCTGTTCGATGCCGACACCGGCCTGTTGCGGGCGGTGATCGAAGCGCGCGCGCTGGGCATGTTGCGCACCGCCGCCATCAGCGGCGTGGCCACCCGCGCCCTGGCGCCCGCGAGCGCTACGCAGGCCGCCCTGATCGGCACCGGCCCGCAGGCAGTGACGCAACTGGCCGCATTGGCCGCGGTGCGCAAGCTGCGGCGCGTGCGGGTTTACAGCCCGACGCCGGCAAAGCGCCGCGCCTTCGTCGATGCCGTGTCCGGCAAGTACGCCTTCACGATCGAGGAATCGCCCACGCTGGAACACGCGCTGGCCGGCGCCGAGATCGTCACGCTGATCACGCGTGCCGTCGAGCCGTTCGTCGACGCGGCCCAACTGGCCGACTGCCGCCACCTGAACGCGGTGGGCGCGATCCTGCCGGCCAAGGCCGAGTTCGCCCAGGACGTGTTCGAGCGCGCCGACCGCGTGGTGGTGGACGACCTGGAAAACGCCCGGCGCGGTTCGCGCGAGTTGCGCGAACGCTATGGCGCGGACGGCGCGCCCTGGGACGGCGTGGCGGTGTTGGGCGACCTGCTGGCACGCGGCGAGACCCGCGCGCCGGATGCGCGGCTGACGCTGTTCAAGGGCATGGGCATGGGCCTGTCGGACCTGGCGATGGCGCAGGTGGCGTACGAACACGCTCGCGACCGTGGCCTGGGCGTTGCCTTGCCGCCGCAGACCCGCGACAACCTGCTGCTGGCGCAGCCCTGA
- a CDS encoding cupin domain-containing protein: MFVDVSGAAPREQNKWPSIVIPKEAIDLEIARLIDAPRPDNGRRASLIVHPQATAPGLGLAPGTDVTINVVNPGERTFNLRKNSNMLEICISGAGVATVAGRDIAVSRWDVWNTPAMQVHSYRNEGNTPWVRLSYSNAPLLEKLEIHYVEEFEGDVPPADANTRPAPARSPESVRARDLALREQITPEGAWLMGYEWLIDIDVLESKALHWPWAAVSRHLPSVEDMARGYNGRRLFVLYNPATERRIGTTHSFFATISSSPPDNHHVPHRHSSSAINYYLRGNGYSKVNGVRLDWKAGDLILSAPGWAMHSHHSGTETTSALTVQDHPLQIAMESLIWQERMQEPILALGSQSGFESNLAQLAAAS, translated from the coding sequence ATGTTCGTCGACGTCAGCGGGGCCGCGCCCCGCGAACAGAACAAATGGCCATCGATCGTGATCCCCAAGGAAGCGATCGACCTGGAGATCGCCCGCCTGATCGACGCGCCGCGCCCCGACAACGGCCGCCGTGCGTCCCTCATCGTGCATCCGCAGGCAACGGCGCCCGGCCTGGGCCTGGCTCCCGGCACGGATGTCACCATCAACGTCGTCAATCCCGGCGAACGCACCTTCAACCTGCGCAAGAACTCCAACATGCTGGAGATCTGTATCAGCGGCGCAGGCGTGGCCACGGTGGCCGGCCGCGACATCGCGGTGAGCCGCTGGGACGTGTGGAACACGCCTGCGATGCAGGTGCATTCGTACCGCAACGAAGGCAATACTCCCTGGGTGCGGCTGTCGTACTCGAACGCGCCGCTGCTGGAAAAGCTGGAGATCCACTACGTCGAGGAATTCGAGGGCGACGTGCCGCCGGCCGACGCCAACACCCGCCCGGCGCCCGCGCGCTCGCCCGAGTCGGTCCGCGCGCGTGACCTGGCGCTGCGCGAACAGATCACGCCGGAAGGCGCCTGGCTGATGGGCTACGAGTGGCTGATCGACATCGACGTGCTCGAATCGAAGGCGCTGCACTGGCCCTGGGCGGCGGTCTCGCGCCACCTGCCCAGCGTCGAGGACATGGCGCGCGGCTACAACGGCCGGCGCCTGTTCGTGCTGTACAACCCGGCCACCGAGCGCCGCATCGGCACCACCCACAGCTTCTTCGCCACCATCTCGTCGTCGCCGCCGGACAACCACCACGTGCCGCACCGCCACAGCTCGTCGGCCATCAACTACTACCTGCGCGGCAACGGCTACAGCAAGGTCAACGGCGTGCGGCTGGACTGGAAGGCCGGCGACCTGATCCTGTCGGCGCCCGGCTGGGCCATGCATTCGCACCACTCGGGCACCGAGACCACCTCGGCCCTGACGGTGCAGGACCATCCCTTGCAGATCGCCATGGAATCGCTGATCTGGCAGGAGCGCATGCAGGAACCGATCCTGGCGCTCGGCAGCCAGAGCGGCTTCGAAAGCAACCTGGCGCAACTGGCCGCCGCGTCCTGA